TTGAAAAGAGCCGCCCCGCAATACGGGGCGGCTTTTTTTGTATGTGGTTTATCCCACTTCAATGCGCTGCGCTCCAATGCATGCTCGCTCTGCTCGCATGCTACGGCCCGGCACAAAGCGCCGTGCCGTTTTGTGGTTTGACGCGCTATCGCGCGAGGATGCACGCTCCCTACGGTCGCGGGCCTGCGGCCTTGGGTACAAGCGTAACTGTCTGATTTGGGATAGTCTGGGGCAATATTGAAAATCAGATAGTTACAAAACATCGCTGATTTAAAATTGAGATCTTTCGTAATGTGATGATACACAGAGTGCCCTATGAGTACACCTGCGCAGAAAGCCTGCAACCATGTGTACACGTGCTCGGAAAGCCTGCAGCCTCGGGGAAACATGTATGTGAAGCGCGGCCTTGGGGACACTTTGCGGGAAAAGCCTGGTAGAGCTATTATGAAATGGTGAGCTTCTCGCCCTCGGATTTGGCAATGATGACGGCGCCGCAAGCATCTCCAAATGAGTTGACTGCGGTACGCGGCATATCGCATAGCTGGTCTATCGCCAACACAAGACCCATGGCCTCCAGCGGAAGTCCTGCAACGCTAAGTGCAATTGAAAGCATAACAAATCCTGCCATTGGAATTCCGGCAGCGCCAATCGCGGATAACAGCACGGTGCCAATGATAATAATCTGTTGTGCAATGCTCAAATCCACGCCATAAACCTGGGCTATAAATAGCACTGTAACTCCTTCATATAGAGCAGTTCCATTCATGTTTACAGTTGCTCCAAGCGGCAATACAAAACTTGCAATCTTTTTTGAAACTCCGCATTTCTCTTGTGTGTCTCTCAAAGAAATCGGAAGCGCCGCACCAGAGGAACATGTTGTAAATGCGGTAAGTATGGCGGTTGACATTTTATTCATGTGCTTCCACGGATTCTCTCTTCCAAGTCCGTATACCAGGCTCGGCAACACTCCAAAGAACTGGATCAGCAGACCTGCCCATACAATTATCAGGTAGAATCCAAGACTGCCAATCATGGCAAATAGTTTCCCTGAATCTCCTCCCTGTTTGGCAACCATATTTGAAACGATAGCAAAAACTCCATAAGGGGCAAGCTTTATTATAAACAGCGTAATCTTCATAATTACGTCATTTACAGCGTTGCACAAGTCTAC
The window above is part of the Bacteroidales bacterium genome. Proteins encoded here:
- a CDS encoding dicarboxylate/amino acid:cation symporter — encoded protein: MKHFKLALPWQILIGLVLGCLFGYFLYGYAHYIQWAGDIFLRALKMIIIPMVFTSLVVGVASIQSSADLGRIAGKTLLYYVCTTVVAIIIGLLLVNFFKPGVGANLQLPTADLSGVGKPTTTLYDQVIHIIPENIFADIAAGNLLPIIFFAIIFGFFITRCNDKTRTTLVDLCNAVNDVIMKITLFIIKLAPYGVFAIVSNMVAKQGGDSGKLFAMIGSLGFYLIIVWAGLLIQFFGVLPSLVYGLGRENPWKHMNKMSTAILTAFTTCSSGAALPISLRDTQEKCGVSKKIASFVLPLGATVNMNGTALYEGVTVLFIAQVYGVDLSIAQQIIIIGTVLLSAIGAAGIPMAGFVMLSIALSVAGLPLEAMGLVLAIDQLCDMPRTAVNSFGDACGAVIIAKSEGEKLTIS